A single Mangrovimonas sp. YM274 DNA region contains:
- a CDS encoding M28 family peptidase, which yields MLKKIISLALILVAIYWSFLALKPTTISGLETTDTEFSTDRALGHLKEISKHPHYVGIPEHTKVRNYIVGALENLGLQTQIQEGFSYNEKWGSITKPKNIIARIPGTNNSKALLLLSHYDSNPHSSLGASDAGSGVVTILEGLRAYLHDGTKPKNDIIIMLSDAEELGLNGAELFVNEHPWAKDVGLVLNFESRGSGGPSYMLVETNGGNQKLLKGFIAANPQYPVANSLAYSVYKKLPNDTDLTSFREDGNIDGFNFAFIDDHYDYHTALDTYERLDRSSLEHQGSYLMPLLRYFADANLSTLKSEKDNVYFNIPLFKTVSYPFAWIIPMLIVAIVLFLALVFYGLKKRMLNSKHMAIGFIPGIAALLLNGLIGIAGWRVLTTLYPQYNEILQGFPYNGHTYILAFALLATAICMWLYNKVYKPENTASLVVPPLFLWLIICTLAAFYLKGASFFIIPVFFGLISLFVLVRQKRPNILLMALLLFPTLWILVPFVQMFPVGLGLKVLVATTVLVSLIFSLCMSVFGFSRYKNRWAYLLFIVAIGCFISAHMNSNFNEEQPKPNSLIYFYDMDQDKAVWATYDTLLDPWTKTYLSDSPAANDSLSKYNSTSKYGTKISYTHNAIIKPLALPYIDIKKDTIIGNQRQVRLFISPQRSVQKMVLFADSTQHFTNFKMNGYDFNHTLKEDFVLEQRKGQQLFAYSVVDNNFMDIELSVPKEMPLLLDYVEVSYDLLNNPLFRVPKRPAGMIPKPFVNNDAVMVKKTIILN from the coding sequence ATGCTAAAAAAAATTATCTCCTTAGCACTTATCCTTGTGGCCATTTATTGGAGCTTTCTAGCCCTAAAGCCCACCACAATTTCCGGTCTGGAAACTACCGATACCGAATTCTCTACAGACAGGGCTTTGGGACACCTCAAAGAAATTTCGAAACACCCCCATTATGTTGGCATTCCCGAGCATACAAAAGTCCGAAACTACATTGTTGGCGCCTTAGAAAACCTAGGTCTGCAAACTCAAATACAGGAAGGCTTCAGTTACAACGAAAAATGGGGAAGCATCACCAAACCCAAAAATATTATAGCTCGCATTCCCGGGACCAACAATTCCAAAGCCCTCTTGCTACTCTCCCATTACGACAGTAACCCACACTCCTCTTTAGGGGCAAGTGACGCCGGCTCTGGTGTTGTAACCATTTTGGAAGGACTTAGAGCCTATCTACATGATGGCACAAAACCAAAAAATGACATTATCATCATGCTATCCGATGCCGAGGAATTAGGACTCAATGGTGCCGAACTTTTTGTAAACGAACATCCTTGGGCCAAGGACGTAGGCTTGGTATTGAATTTTGAGTCGCGTGGAAGTGGCGGCCCCAGTTATATGCTTGTAGAAACCAACGGAGGCAACCAAAAATTATTGAAAGGCTTTATAGCAGCCAACCCACAATACCCCGTTGCCAACTCTCTTGCCTACAGCGTCTATAAAAAACTCCCTAACGATACCGATTTAACCAGCTTTAGGGAAGATGGCAATATCGATGGATTCAACTTTGCTTTTATCGACGACCATTATGACTATCATACAGCTCTGGACACTTACGAACGTTTGGATCGCTCATCCTTAGAGCACCAAGGAAGCTATCTCATGCCCCTATTACGTTATTTTGCAGATGCCAACTTGAGTACTTTAAAAAGCGAAAAGGACAATGTGTACTTCAACATCCCACTATTTAAAACCGTAAGTTATCCCTTTGCCTGGATAATCCCCATGCTTATTGTAGCCATTGTTCTGTTTTTGGCCTTGGTTTTTTACGGCCTTAAAAAACGCATGCTTAACTCTAAGCACATGGCCATTGGGTTTATTCCTGGTATAGCCGCTTTATTATTGAATGGCCTTATAGGCATTGCTGGTTGGAGAGTGCTTACAACACTCTACCCTCAGTATAATGAAATCCTTCAAGGCTTCCCTTATAACGGTCACACCTATATTTTGGCATTCGCCTTGTTGGCAACCGCCATATGTATGTGGCTTTATAATAAAGTCTATAAACCCGAAAACACGGCCAGTTTGGTAGTGCCTCCTCTTTTTTTATGGCTCATAATTTGCACTCTTGCGGCCTTTTACCTTAAAGGCGCCAGTTTTTTTATCATCCCCGTGTTTTTTGGCCTGATAAGTCTATTCGTATTGGTGCGTCAAAAACGTCCAAACATCCTATTAATGGCCCTTCTACTGTTTCCAACCTTATGGATCCTTGTTCCATTTGTGCAAATGTTCCCTGTGGGACTAGGCCTAAAAGTATTGGTTGCCACTACTGTTTTGGTGTCCTTGATCTTTTCATTGTGCATGTCGGTGTTTGGATTCTCCCGATACAAAAACCGCTGGGCCTACCTGCTATTTATAGTAGCCATAGGCTGTTTTATTTCGGCACATATGAACTCCAATTTTAATGAAGAACAGCCAAAACCAAATAGTTTGATTTACTTTTATGACATGGATCAGGACAAGGCTGTTTGGGCTACTTACGATACCCTATTGGATCCATGGACCAAAACCTACTTGTCTGATAGTCCAGCGGCTAACGATTCGCTTTCCAAATACAATAGCACTAGTAAATATGGCACCAAAATAAGTTATACGCACAATGCCATTATAAAACCCTTGGCGCTCCCTTATATAGATATTAAAAAGGACACTATTATTGGCAACCAACGACAAGTAAGACTATTTATTTCGCCACAACGAAGCGTTCAAAAAATGGTATTGTTTGCAGATTCCACACAACATTTTACAAACTTCAAAATGAATGGTTATGATTTTAACCACACCCTAAAGGAGGACTTTGTCTTGGAGCAGCGCAAAGGGCAACAACTATTTGCCTATTCTGTTGTAGACAATAATTTTATGGATATTGAGCTAAGTGTTCCAAAGGAAATGCCATTGCTATTGGATTATGTTGAAGTATCTTATGACCTGCTAAACAACCCTTTATTTAGAGTGCCCAAAAGGCCCGCAGGCATGATTCCGAAACCTTTTGTTAACAATGATGCCGTGATGGTCAAAAAGACCATTATCTTAAATTAA
- a CDS encoding CBS domain-containing protein — protein sequence MGIKSFQGSRKQQSNTVEEIPFRVRDYMSTTLITFKPEQSVEEVIKSLIANRISGGPVVNDNYELVGIISEGDCLKQISDSRYYNMPMEQDNVEKRMIKEVETIDGNMNVFDAAKKFLDSKIRRFPIVHEGKLVGQISQKDILKAALELKGHNWK from the coding sequence ATGGGCATTAAAAGTTTTCAGGGATCCAGAAAGCAACAAAGCAATACGGTAGAAGAGATCCCATTTAGGGTAAGAGATTACATGAGTACTACATTAATTACGTTTAAACCAGAGCAGTCTGTGGAGGAGGTTATCAAGTCTTTAATTGCCAATCGGATTTCTGGTGGCCCTGTGGTAAATGATAATTATGAATTGGTGGGGATCATTTCGGAAGGGGACTGTTTAAAGCAGATTAGTGATAGTAGATATTATAATATGCCAATGGAGCAAGACAATGTTGAAAAACGAATGATAAAGGAGGTGGAGACCATTGATGGCAATATGAATGTGTTTGATGCCGCCAAGAAGTTTTTAGATTCCAAGATTCGTCGTTTTCCTATAGTACATGAGGGTAAATTGGTAGGTCAAATTAGTCAAAAAGATATTTTAAAAGCAGCTCTTGAGTTGAAAGGGCACAATTGGAAATAA
- a CDS encoding spermidine synthase, with protein sequence MKRFLSYLYPVSKKVPSQYSGKLEVTWYDGKKYLNTKNANYSYGSLQEILKFGLEHINLDSISNCLLLGLGGGSVIDTLRNDFNFQQHITAVDIDPVVIAIAQREFQHYNSPTLTMVCADAQQFIFETTASFDLIIVDLYIDAHMPSQFMESAFWKAILQSHSNQGAIIFNAALNVPSSKSLQAIKALLETAGFSVSIHQKVNGTNTLLIAQTS encoded by the coding sequence ATGAAACGCTTTCTAAGTTATCTCTATCCTGTAAGCAAAAAAGTACCTTCGCAATACAGCGGGAAGTTGGAAGTGACTTGGTATGATGGCAAAAAATACCTCAACACCAAAAACGCCAACTATTCGTACGGCTCGTTACAGGAAATTTTAAAGTTCGGTTTGGAGCATATCAACCTGGATTCCATTTCCAATTGCTTGTTGTTGGGTCTTGGTGGCGGCAGTGTGATTGACACCCTTCGGAACGACTTTAATTTTCAACAGCACATCACGGCTGTGGATATTGATCCTGTGGTCATTGCTATTGCCCAACGTGAATTTCAGCATTACAATTCGCCAACGCTGACCATGGTTTGTGCCGATGCCCAACAGTTTATATTTGAAACTACAGCTAGCTTCGACCTCATTATTGTAGACCTTTACATCGATGCCCACATGCCCTCCCAATTTATGGAATCCGCCTTTTGGAAGGCTATCCTACAATCGCATTCCAACCAAGGCGCCATTATTTTTAATGCAGCATTGAATGTTCCCTCCTCAAAAAGCTTACAAGCTATTAAAGCACTTTTGGAAACTGCTGGCTTTAGCGTTAGCATCCATCAAAAGGTAAATGGCACCAACACCCTACTAATTGCCCAAACCTCATAA
- a CDS encoding single-stranded DNA-binding protein — protein MNALRNKVQLIGRLGQDPEIVNFEDGNKMAKFSLATDDSYKDKRGQKIERTYWHNVIVRGGLVKVVENYITKGQEIALEGKLTNRMWEDKDGKRHYATEILCSELLMLGK, from the coding sequence ATGAATGCACTTAGAAACAAAGTACAGTTGATTGGAAGATTAGGACAAGATCCTGAAATTGTGAATTTTGAAGATGGCAATAAAATGGCCAAATTCTCCTTGGCTACCGATGATAGCTATAAGGACAAAAGAGGCCAAAAGATAGAGCGCACCTATTGGCACAATGTTATTGTAAGGGGAGGCCTTGTAAAGGTGGTGGAAAACTATATTACAAAAGGGCAGGAAATTGCTCTAGAAGGCAAACTTACCAACCGTATGTGGGAAGACAAGGACGGCAAGCGCCACTATGCTACTGAAATTCTCTGCAGTGAATTATTGATGTTGGGGAAGTAA
- a CDS encoding ferritin — MLSKSIEKALNDQIRIEAESSQIYLAMACWAEVKGLEGVANFMYDQSDEERMHMLKLVRFVNERGGHAQVSALKAPNVTFNSFKEMFEKLFEHEVFVSESINELVHITLQEKDYATHNFLQWYVSEQIEEEAVARTILDKINMIGNDKGGLYLFDRDIQQLNVSTAASEAPE, encoded by the coding sequence ATGTTATCAAAATCTATAGAAAAGGCTCTCAATGATCAAATTAGAATTGAGGCTGAATCCTCGCAAATTTATTTGGCCATGGCCTGCTGGGCAGAGGTAAAAGGACTGGAAGGAGTCGCCAATTTTATGTACGACCAATCCGATGAGGAACGCATGCACATGCTAAAATTGGTTCGTTTTGTAAACGAACGTGGCGGACATGCGCAAGTATCGGCTCTTAAAGCTCCTAACGTGACGTTCAATTCGTTCAAGGAAATGTTTGAAAAGCTTTTTGAACATGAAGTATTTGTATCGGAAAGCATCAACGAACTGGTGCATATTACCCTTCAAGAAAAGGACTATGCCACACACAACTTCCTGCAATGGTATGTTTCTGAACAAATAGAAGAAGAAGCGGTAGCAAGAACTATTTTGGACAAAATCAACATGATTGGCAACGATAAAGGAGGCTTGTATTTGTTTGATCGCGACATTCAACAACTAAACGTAAGTACTGCTGCTTCGGAAGCACCTGAGTAA
- a CDS encoding DMT family transporter, whose amino-acid sequence MTKPRIALVIGIVCISIFPVLVRLSLTPGLISAFYRMAFASAVIVPYVIINKQIKVPSRKMVLLSGLCGVIFGLDVGVWNIAIQGSSATQATLLTNLSPVWVGIGAFLFLKDKPLKNFWYGTVIALIGMVLLVGYQFFRNLEFDIPFLFAVLSGMLYAVYMLVSKYVLGETEVVTFTTISLVASTVALGLINILAKEPFTGFSNLGWIVLVIQGLICQLLAWLLISYATKHMRATRVSVSLLGQAILASILAWIFLNETITLQMIIGGLVLLLGIRITFYTKPLGLFRLRKKEKS is encoded by the coding sequence ATGACAAAACCTAGAATTGCGCTTGTTATTGGCATAGTTTGCATCTCGATTTTTCCCGTTTTGGTGCGACTCAGTTTGACTCCTGGGCTCATCTCTGCGTTTTATAGAATGGCCTTTGCCTCGGCAGTTATCGTTCCCTATGTAATTATCAACAAGCAAATCAAAGTCCCCTCAAGGAAAATGGTATTGTTATCGGGGCTTTGTGGAGTCATCTTTGGTTTGGATGTTGGTGTATGGAACATTGCCATACAAGGGTCTTCGGCTACTCAGGCCACCCTACTCACCAATTTATCTCCTGTTTGGGTAGGTATTGGAGCTTTCTTGTTCTTAAAAGACAAACCTTTAAAGAACTTTTGGTATGGCACCGTGATTGCTTTAATAGGAATGGTACTCTTAGTTGGTTATCAGTTTTTCCGAAATCTAGAATTCGACATTCCCTTTTTATTCGCCGTACTATCGGGAATGCTGTATGCGGTCTACATGCTAGTAAGCAAATATGTTTTGGGAGAAACCGAAGTAGTTACTTTTACGACCATAAGTTTGGTTGCCTCCACAGTGGCACTAGGCCTCATAAACATACTAGCCAAAGAACCTTTTACAGGATTTTCCAACCTTGGCTGGATTGTTTTGGTCATACAGGGCTTGATATGCCAATTATTGGCATGGTTGCTCATAAGTTATGCCACCAAACATATGCGTGCCACCAGGGTTTCCGTGAGCTTGTTGGGACAGGCCATTTTAGCATCAATCCTAGCTTGGATCTTCCTAAATGAAACCATCACCTTACAAATGATAATAGGCGGTTTGGTTTTACTTTTGGGAATTAGAATTACATTTTACACAAAACCCCTGGGCTTATTTAGATTGCGTAAAAAAGAAAAATCCTAA
- a CDS encoding Tex family protein: protein MSQSIISYIISFTNLPESGVKNTLQLLEEDCTVPFISRYRKERTGNLDEVQIGDIVKYKEQFEALEKRKATILKALEEQDVLTPELQNSIEKAADLTTLEDLYLPYKKKRKTKAEAARKAGLEPLAKIIMSQNASDLETIAFKYTKGDISSAEDALEGARHIIAEWINERVDIRNQIRHQLERFALISSKVVKAKAEEDDAQKFRDYFEWEESLSRIPSHRLLAILRAEHEGFIRLKIDIDEERALSKIESRIIRSNNACSEQIELAIKDAYKRLLLPSLSNEALQNAKEKADASAISVFAKNLKQLLLGSPLGEKRILAIDPGFRTGCKVVCLDAQGTLKHNETIYPHAPKNDTTGAIKKISSLAEAYQIEAIAIGNGTASRETEALIRRIHFKNEIQVFVVNEAGASIYSASKIAREEFPNYDVTVRGSVSIGRRLQDPLAELVKIDPKSIGVGQYQHDVDQTKLKNELDTVVESCVNAVGVNINTASKSLLSYVSGIGPKLAENIVTYREENGKFLSRTDIKKVPRLGGKAFEQSAAFLRIKGAKNPMDDSAVHPESYSIVKQIAKDEGKTVSELIGNSELLKKIDLNKYCTDTVGLPTLKDIVKELEKPGLDIREQAKVFTFNQNIKTINDLQEGQLLPGIVNNVTNFGAFVDIGIKESGLIHISNLSDGFVSDVNEHISLHQQVIVKVLEVDIKRKRIQLKLHK from the coding sequence ATGTCCCAAAGCATCATTTCATATATCATTTCATTTACCAATTTACCGGAGTCTGGTGTTAAAAATACACTCCAACTTTTGGAAGAAGACTGCACCGTACCCTTCATTTCCAGATACCGAAAAGAGCGTACTGGAAACTTGGATGAAGTGCAAATTGGAGATATTGTGAAATACAAAGAGCAATTTGAGGCTTTGGAAAAACGAAAGGCAACCATTTTAAAAGCCTTGGAAGAACAGGACGTTTTAACTCCAGAATTGCAAAACAGCATTGAAAAGGCGGCAGATCTAACCACTTTGGAAGATTTGTATCTGCCCTATAAGAAAAAACGTAAAACCAAAGCCGAAGCAGCAAGAAAAGCTGGTTTGGAACCGTTGGCAAAAATCATCATGAGCCAAAATGCCTCTGATTTGGAAACCATCGCTTTTAAATATACCAAAGGAGACATTAGCTCAGCCGAAGACGCTTTGGAAGGGGCACGCCATATCATTGCCGAATGGATCAATGAACGTGTCGACATCAGAAATCAGATACGTCACCAATTGGAACGTTTTGCGCTTATTTCCTCTAAGGTGGTAAAGGCAAAGGCCGAAGAAGATGACGCTCAAAAATTCAGGGACTACTTTGAATGGGAAGAATCGCTGAGCCGAATTCCCTCCCACAGACTTTTAGCCATTTTACGTGCAGAACACGAAGGTTTTATTCGCCTTAAAATTGATATTGACGAAGAGCGCGCCCTTTCTAAAATTGAAAGTCGCATCATTCGCTCCAACAATGCTTGCTCCGAACAAATTGAATTGGCCATAAAAGATGCTTACAAACGCTTATTACTGCCATCGTTGTCCAACGAAGCCCTTCAAAATGCCAAGGAAAAAGCCGATGCATCGGCCATCTCTGTATTTGCCAAGAACCTTAAACAATTGCTTCTTGGATCACCTTTAGGAGAAAAAAGAATCTTGGCCATTGACCCAGGGTTTAGAACCGGCTGTAAAGTGGTTTGCTTGGATGCGCAAGGAACTCTAAAGCACAACGAAACCATTTACCCGCATGCCCCTAAAAATGATACTACGGGAGCCATAAAAAAAATTAGTTCCTTGGCAGAGGCGTATCAGATAGAGGCCATCGCCATTGGAAACGGAACTGCTTCAAGAGAAACCGAAGCCCTTATCAGACGCATTCATTTTAAAAATGAAATTCAGGTATTTGTGGTGAATGAAGCTGGCGCCAGTATTTATTCAGCATCAAAAATTGCCCGAGAGGAATTCCCAAATTACGATGTGACCGTGAGAGGCTCTGTTTCCATTGGGAGACGATTGCAGGATCCTTTGGCCGAATTGGTAAAGATTGACCCAAAATCTATTGGGGTTGGGCAATACCAACATGATGTGGACCAAACTAAATTGAAAAACGAATTGGACACGGTTGTGGAAAGTTGTGTAAATGCTGTTGGGGTGAACATCAACACCGCCAGTAAATCCCTGTTGAGTTATGTGTCTGGAATTGGCCCAAAATTGGCAGAAAACATTGTGACCTATAGAGAGGAAAACGGCAAATTCCTATCCAGAACCGACATTAAAAAAGTGCCTAGATTAGGCGGTAAAGCTTTTGAACAAAGTGCTGCCTTTTTACGAATTAAAGGTGCCAAAAACCCAATGGATGATTCCGCAGTGCACCCTGAAAGTTACAGCATTGTCAAACAAATTGCCAAAGATGAAGGCAAAACTGTTTCCGAATTGATAGGAAATTCAGAACTCCTTAAAAAAATTGACCTCAACAAATATTGCACGGATACAGTAGGACTTCCAACCCTAAAGGACATCGTCAAGGAATTAGAAAAACCGGGATTGGATATTAGGGAACAGGCCAAAGTATTTACCTTTAACCAAAACATCAAAACCATTAACGATTTACAGGAAGGTCAGTTACTACCGGGAATAGTCAACAATGTGACAAACTTTGGTGCTTTTGTGGATATAGGCATCAAAGAAAGTGGACTAATTCATATTTCCAATCTTTCCGATGGTTTTGTAAGTGATGTCAACGAGCACATCAGCCTACACCAACAAGTCATTGTTAAAGTATTGGAGGTAGATATTAAACGTAAACGCATACAACTAAAACTACACAAATAA
- a CDS encoding alkaline phosphatase family protein, with the protein MKKNNKVLLIGWDAADWKIIGPLLAKGQMPALQKLINRGVYGNMSTMNPPYSPMLWSTVATGKTPDKHGVLGFIELMPDLKGVRPVTMASRKTRALWNIFHHEGYKSNLVGWWPSYPPEPINGVVISDKFQKANKDIRKRSHVPEDAVHPKSFLNEIRDLKMFPDEITEELILPFVPKAHKIDLDKSKHLIGLSKILSENVSVHSAATYTMANTEWDFMAVYYDLIDHFCHAFMKFYPPKLKAVPKDLFEIYNEAIIGAYRFQDMMLERMISLAGEDTTIIVMSDHGYESGNKRILKMPKYQAAPALEHRQFGIFVAAGPNIKRNEKVFGLGLIDVAPTILHMYGLPIGKDMDGKVAMDIFKEPTEPTYIESWDKVEGDFGEGQDKTDAVGLSDQDAMEQLIELGYIERPDETMEKAVHKTKCDLKHNLARVFLGKKDYAQSKAILLELITEKEPVDVIPFYMDLLTISLAEKDFENAEIYLNKLRTLDKQFEINTYFSEARILLNKGKVDQALKLLTEAKNRKPNGEVWFQIGKIYLQLNKFKEAKDAFEQALEFEIDNAKYHQALAVVLVRLKNYEEAAEHALTSIELVKYFPEAHYILGEALEKMGDLENAKMAYGMAKMLKPKTHHRAEFAIQNIEEALETSPEFKDKAEFKYRDNQIVVVSGLPRSGTSLMMQMLSNGGLEALTDNERKADNSNPKGYFEYQPVMSLHKDNSWLDKAQNKAVKVVAPLLKYLKPSYRYKVVFMVRDLGEVIQSQQKMVGKNPEVLPVRLLESYQKQLDNVEVWKDKEPEVEMVYINYTDLIQDPNASIDKLQSFLGIELDKQRMQEAIDTSLYRNKVV; encoded by the coding sequence ATGAAAAAAAATAATAAGGTACTGTTAATTGGTTGGGATGCTGCTGATTGGAAGATTATTGGGCCTTTATTGGCAAAAGGACAAATGCCTGCTTTGCAAAAACTAATAAATAGAGGTGTTTATGGCAATATGAGTACTATGAACCCTCCTTATTCTCCTATGCTTTGGTCTACTGTGGCAACAGGGAAAACTCCAGATAAGCATGGTGTCTTGGGGTTTATTGAACTCATGCCAGACTTAAAAGGGGTAAGACCTGTAACTATGGCTTCAAGGAAAACGAGAGCCTTGTGGAATATTTTTCATCATGAGGGGTATAAAAGTAATTTGGTTGGTTGGTGGCCAAGTTATCCTCCAGAACCTATAAATGGTGTAGTCATTTCCGATAAGTTCCAAAAGGCAAATAAAGATATTAGAAAACGGTCGCATGTTCCGGAAGATGCGGTGCATCCAAAATCTTTTTTAAACGAGATAAGAGACTTGAAAATGTTTCCGGATGAGATTACTGAGGAACTCATTTTGCCTTTTGTTCCTAAGGCGCACAAGATTGATTTGGATAAGAGTAAACACTTGATTGGCCTATCTAAAATTCTTTCTGAAAATGTTTCTGTTCATAGTGCAGCAACTTATACCATGGCGAATACCGAATGGGATTTTATGGCCGTGTATTATGACCTCATAGATCATTTTTGCCATGCCTTTATGAAGTTTTATCCACCTAAATTGAAGGCGGTACCTAAGGATTTGTTTGAAATCTATAATGAAGCAATCATTGGAGCCTATAGGTTTCAAGACATGATGTTGGAACGGATGATAAGTTTGGCGGGTGAGGATACAACAATAATTGTAATGTCCGATCATGGATATGAGTCGGGTAACAAACGTATTTTGAAGATGCCCAAATATCAGGCAGCTCCAGCGTTAGAACACAGGCAGTTTGGAATTTTTGTGGCGGCGGGCCCAAATATTAAACGAAACGAAAAAGTGTTTGGTCTGGGATTGATTGATGTAGCCCCAACCATTTTACATATGTATGGTTTGCCTATTGGTAAGGATATGGACGGTAAAGTGGCCATGGATATTTTCAAAGAGCCAACTGAACCTACATACATTGAAAGTTGGGATAAGGTGGAAGGGGACTTTGGCGAAGGTCAGGATAAAACGGATGCTGTTGGATTGTCCGATCAGGATGCTATGGAACAGCTTATTGAGCTTGGGTATATAGAACGTCCCGATGAAACCATGGAAAAGGCGGTACATAAAACGAAATGTGATTTAAAACATAACCTAGCAAGAGTATTTCTAGGGAAAAAGGATTATGCCCAGTCAAAGGCTATTTTATTGGAATTGATTACTGAAAAAGAGCCCGTAGACGTTATTCCTTTTTACATGGATTTGTTAACGATAAGTTTGGCTGAGAAAGACTTTGAAAACGCCGAAATCTATTTGAACAAACTACGGACTTTGGATAAACAGTTTGAAATAAACACTTATTTTTCCGAAGCAAGGATATTGCTGAACAAAGGAAAGGTAGACCAAGCTCTAAAATTGTTAACCGAAGCCAAAAATAGAAAGCCAAATGGCGAGGTATGGTTTCAAATAGGGAAAATCTATCTACAGCTTAACAAGTTTAAAGAGGCCAAGGATGCCTTTGAGCAGGCTTTGGAATTTGAAATTGATAATGCTAAATACCACCAAGCCTTAGCAGTCGTTTTGGTACGTCTTAAAAATTATGAAGAAGCTGCAGAACATGCATTAACCAGTATTGAGTTGGTGAAATATTTTCCAGAAGCCCATTATATTTTGGGAGAAGCTCTAGAGAAAATGGGCGATTTGGAAAATGCCAAAATGGCCTATGGCATGGCTAAAATGTTGAAGCCAAAAACACACCATCGTGCGGAATTTGCCATACAAAATATTGAAGAAGCACTTGAAACGTCACCGGAATTTAAGGATAAAGCTGAGTTTAAGTATAGGGACAACCAAATTGTTGTGGTGTCTGGTTTGCCAAGGTCTGGGACGTCCTTAATGATGCAAATGCTTTCTAATGGAGGTTTGGAAGCTCTTACTGATAATGAACGCAAAGCTGATAATTCAAATCCCAAAGGCTATTTTGAGTACCAGCCTGTCATGTCTTTGCATAAAGATAATTCATGGTTGGATAAAGCGCAGAATAAAGCGGTTAAGGTGGTGGCACCTTTGTTGAAGTATTTAAAACCAAGCTATCGCTATAAAGTGGTGTTTATGGTGCGCGACTTGGGAGAGGTAATTCAGTCTCAACAAAAGATGGTGGGTAAAAATCCAGAGGTGCTTCCAGTGCGTTTATTGGAATCTTATCAAAAACAGTTGGACAATGTGGAAGTATGGAAGGACAAAGAACCTGAAGTGGAAATGGTATATATTAATTACACAGATTTAATACAGGATCCAAATGCCTCTATCGATAAATTGCAGTCCTTTTTAGGGATAGAACTGGACAAGCAGCGTATGCAGGAAGCTATAGATACTTCTTTGTATAGAAATAAGGTAGTTTAA
- a CDS encoding T9SS type A sorting domain-containing protein — protein MKKSTTLNLSKYAAMVAAAGGIADASGQIIYTDITPDHEGSANSEYMLDIDNDGTNDFKLRNADLAGIYNNLYIDPMNSSNGVMGSQGYFGYAYPFALNSGDAISNAGSWNDNSFQSLNFASCVIGNWCDITDGYLGVRFNIDGATHYGWIRLDVGQIPSSFVVKDYAYNSIADEAITAGQQTLSVGDLSSQNIEIKALNKHIALHNLPENTNYRLFSMTGQSLLNGTIANQTSYSINANTMASGAYILELEDVDSKSVLRKKVIL, from the coding sequence ATGAAAAAATCAACTACTTTGAACCTTTCTAAGTATGCGGCCATGGTAGCTGCTGCAGGAGGTATTGCCGACGCTAGCGGCCAAATTATTTACACCGACATCACGCCTGACCATGAGGGCAGTGCCAACTCTGAGTATATGTTGGATATAGACAACGATGGTACCAATGACTTTAAATTACGAAATGCCGATTTAGCAGGAATTTACAACAATCTTTATATTGATCCTATGAACTCCAGTAACGGAGTAATGGGAAGTCAAGGATATTTTGGATATGCCTATCCTTTTGCTTTAAATTCGGGCGATGCAATCTCAAATGCAGGGTCTTGGAATGATAATAGCTTCCAATCTCTAAATTTTGCATCTTGTGTTATTGGCAACTGGTGTGATATTACAGATGGTTACCTAGGAGTACGTTTTAATATTGATGGCGCTACTCATTATGGTTGGATAAGATTAGATGTAGGACAAATACCTAGCTCATTTGTTGTTAAGGATTATGCTTACAACTCCATAGCTGACGAAGCCATTACGGCAGGGCAACAAACCTTAAGTGTTGGAGACTTATCAAGTCAAAACATTGAGATAAAAGCCTTAAACAAGCATATTGCGTTACACAACTTACCAGAAAACACCAATTACAGATTGTTTTCAATGACTGGGCAATCATTGCTTAATGGAACGATAGCCAATCAAACATCTTACTCAATAAATGCCAATACTATGGCATCTGGAGCTTATATCCTAGAACTAGAAGATGTGGATTCTAAAAGTGTTCTTAGAAAAAAAGTTATCTTATAA
- a CDS encoding Tex-like N-terminal domain-containing protein produces the protein MSQSIISYIISFTNLPESGVKNTLQLLEEDCTVPFISRYQYKPAN, from the coding sequence ATGTCCCAAAGCATCATTTCATATATCATTTCATTTACTAATTTACCGGAGTCTGGAGTTAAAAATACACTTCAACTTTTGGAAGAAGACTGCACCGTACCCTTCATTTCCAGATACCAATATAAACCTGCCAATTAG